In Harmonia axyridis chromosome X, icHarAxyr1.1, whole genome shotgun sequence, a single window of DNA contains:
- the LOC123686463 gene encoding uncharacterized protein LOC123686463: MNFSKMSIMLPAILFILLVAVQAFPGQDYRYYHPGTIMLGGYYGLPPMRYPEYAPEEFDRVPAASEDFEREVVTEKVYLIVEDDNEFKEQSTESPQLSNEVPRSKEAPKPKKPTVTKPRRKNVPEEEEDNSIPSNFPFGSGGSSFYNTFFPIMLGGNSRGRGKAGQDDELDGPGSATAIANSFSTGRGGVASSHATSFGDVFLSSALSDMLRKNKRM, from the exons ATGAATTTTAGCAAAATGTCCATAATGTTGCCAGCAATCTTGTTCATTCTTTTGGTTGCTGTTCAAGCTTTTCCTGGGCAGG ATTACCGTTACTACCACCCGGGAACTATTATGTTGGGTGGTTACTACGGCCTTCCACCAATGAGATATCCTGAATATGCCCCAGAAGAATTTGATCGAGTACCAGCAGCCTCAGAAGACTTTGAACGAGAAGTTGTAACCGAAAAGGTATACCTTATAGTAGAGGATGACAATGAGTTTAAAGAGCAGTCCACAGAATCACCCCAATTATCTAACGAAGTTCCAAGATCTAAGGAAGCACCAAAACCGAAAAAACCGACAGTCACAAAACCAAGAAGAAAGAACGtaccagaagaagaagaagataattcAATACCTTCTAACTTTCCCTTTGGGTCTGGAGGTTCCAGTTTTTACAACACCTTTTTTCCGATTATGCTTGGTGGTAATTCCAGAGGAAGAGGCAAAGCTGGACAAGATGACGAGTTAGATGGTCCTGGGAGTGCTACAGCTATTGCTAATAGTTTCAGTACCGGACGTGGAGGTGTCGCTAGTAGCCACGCAACCTCCTTCGGTGATGTTTTTTTGAGTTCGGCCCTCAGTGATATGTTGAGGAAAAATAAGCGTATGTAA